A stretch of the Longimicrobiales bacterium genome encodes the following:
- a CDS encoding TonB family protein: MIVGERTMRPVGGARVALVDEAASGVFAQTTADSVEAFFHLAAPRPGQYRLRITQGRGGIVYSPQFTLDSGQVLEQVFAVPPLPGAMLDAYPSGEVTRVAVPKRGQRAPLYPQSQRDAAGEGVVRVVVVVQANGRPQMDTFRVLESPHPDFTRAVQRAVRRWRFIPAERDGIAVAQVKPLAFDFGIGERPSVLPDDEEGAVVIRALCVTRTP, translated from the coding sequence ATGATCGTCGGCGAACGAACGATGCGGCCCGTGGGCGGTGCGCGGGTCGCCCTGGTCGACGAGGCGGCCAGCGGCGTCTTCGCGCAGACGACCGCCGATAGCGTCGAGGCATTCTTCCATCTCGCCGCGCCTCGTCCAGGCCAGTACAGGCTCCGTATCACGCAAGGGCGTGGCGGAATCGTCTATAGCCCGCAGTTCACCCTCGACTCTGGCCAGGTGCTGGAACAGGTGTTCGCGGTGCCGCCCTTGCCCGGCGCGATGCTGGATGCGTACCCCAGCGGTGAAGTGACCCGCGTGGCGGTGCCCAAGCGAGGCCAGCGCGCCCCGCTCTATCCCCAGTCGCAGCGCGACGCGGCGGGGGAAGGAGTCGTCCGCGTAGTCGTGGTAGTCCAGGCGAATGGACGGCCGCAGATGGACACGTTTCGCGTCCTCGAATCGCCGCATCCGGACTTCACGCGCGCCGTGCAGCGCGCGGTGCGACGCTGGCGATTCATCCCGGCAGAACGTGATGGGATCGCGGTCGCTCAAGTCAAGCCGTTAGCCTTCGACTTCGGTATCGGCGAACGGCCATCGGTGCTGCCGGACGACGAGGAGGGCGCTGTGGTGATTCGGGCGCTCTGTGTGACGCGAACGCCGTAA
- a CDS encoding VOC family protein: protein MVQEGAAPIRLNAAVPQFTVPDLVRTAEYYRDVLGFQIAGFWDGEQTTSTPTIPPSFAVVWRDDIEIFFNRATGPVKRERAPGAYDVYVRVTGVDALVAELIRRGAEIVDGPGDRMYEQREVVVRDCNGLILAFGEPSS from the coding sequence ATGGTCCAGGAAGGAGCCGCTCCAATTCGCCTCAACGCTGCCGTGCCGCAGTTTACGGTCCCCGACCTGGTGCGGACGGCGGAGTACTACCGCGATGTGCTGGGCTTTCAGATTGCGGGGTTCTGGGATGGAGAGCAGACGACCAGCACGCCCACGATTCCGCCGTCCTTCGCCGTCGTCTGGAGGGACGACATCGAGATCTTCTTCAACCGGGCAACAGGGCCGGTGAAGCGGGAGCGGGCTCCCGGCGCGTACGACGTGTATGTGCGGGTGACCGGCGTCGACGCGCTCGTCGCAGAGCTCATTCGCCGCGGCGCCGAGATCGTCGATGGTCCGGGTGACCGGATGTACGAGCAACGCGAGGTCGTGGTGCGCGACTGCAACGGGCTCATTCTCGCATTTGGAGAGCCCTCCTCCTAG